Proteins from one Cryptomeria japonica chromosome 4, Sugi_1.0, whole genome shotgun sequence genomic window:
- the LOC131079272 gene encoding dihydroflavonol 4-reductase translates to MMAEETHNEVKGTVCVTGAAGFIGSWLTMRLLELGYVVRATVRDPGNPVKTSHLLKLPGANERLTLWKADLDDEGSFDNVIDGCEGVFHVATAMDFESQDPENEVIQPTVNGVLNVMRSCGKAKSVKRVVFTTSAGAVNFTDDFGTPGKIYDETCWTNVELCRSIKMTGWMYFVSKTLAERAAFDFAKKNNVDLISVIPTLVVGPFIMQTMPPSLVTALALLTRNEPHYMILRQVQLVHLDDLCMSLIFLYENPQAKGRYISSSHDVTIVQLAKTLADKYPQYNIPTKFEDADESLPVVAYSSKKLVDMGFKFKHTIDDMFDGAIQCCVEKGLLPKIGIGAATGVLNNNN, encoded by the exons ATGATGGCAGAAGAGACACACAATGAAGTGAAAGGCACAGTCTGTGTCACAGGAGCTGCTGGTTTCATTGGTTCATGGCTTACAATGCGATTACTTGAATTGGGTTATGTTGTAAGAGCAACTGTCAGAGATCCAG GAAATCCAGTGAAGACCAGTCATTTGTTGAAACTACCTGGGGCCAATGAAAGACTGACTCTTTGGAAAgcagacttggatgatgaaggaagCTTTGACAATGTCATTGATGGTTGTGAAGGTGTTTTCCATGTCGCAACTGCAATGGATTTTGAGTCCCAGGATCCAGAG AATGAGGTGATACAGCCAACAGTGAATGGGGTATTGAATGTAATGAGATCATGTGGAAAGGCCAAGTCAGTGAAAAGAGTTGTTTTCACCACATCTGCTGGGGCAGTGAATTTTACGGATGACTTTGGAACACCAGGCAAAATATATGATGAAACATGCTGGACCAATGTGGAGCTTTGTAGGAGCATAAAAATGACTGGATGG ATGTACTTTGTGTCAAAAACACTTGCAGAAAGGGCTGCGTTTGATTTCGCAAAGAAAAATAATGTTGATCTCATTAGTGTTATACCAACATTAGTGGTTGGGCCATTTATAATGCAGACTATGCCTCCCAGCTTGGTTACAGCATTGGCGCTGTTAACAA GAAATGAACCACATTATATGATATTGAGACAAGTGCAGCTGGTTCACTTGGATGATCTCTGCATGTCACTCATTTTCCTCTATGAAAATCCCCAAGCAAAGGGCAGATATATATCTTCCTCACATGATGTCACCATTGTTCAGCTTGCCAAAACTTTGGCTGACAAATACCCACAGTACAATATTCCAACCAA GTTTGAAGATGCAGACGAGTCTTTGCCAGTAGTAGCATATTCATCGAAAAAGCTTGTTGACATGGGCTTCAAGTTCAAGCACACCATAGATGACATGTTTGATGGGGCCATTCAATGTTGTGTGGAGAAAGGACTTTTGCCAAAAATAGGAATTGGGGCAGCAACAGGCGTTCTCAATAATAATAATTAG
- the LOC131874866 gene encoding dihydroflavonol 4-reductase-like, translated as MGNICIAGNEPHYTILKQVQLVHLDDLCMSLIFLFENPQAKGRYISSSHDVTIVQLAKILADKYPQYNIPTKFEDADESLPVVAYSSKKLVDMGFKFKHTIDDMFDGAIQCCVEKGFLPKIGIGAATGVLNNNN; from the exons ATGGGTAATATATGCATTGCAGGAAATGAACCACATTATACGATATTGAAACAAGTGCAGCTGGTTCACTTGGATGATCTCTGCATGTCACTCATTTTCCTCTTTGAAAATCCCCAAGCAAAGGGCAGATATATATCTTCCTCACATGATGTCACCATTGTTCAGCTTGCCAAAATTTTGGCTGACAAATACCCACAGTACAATATTCCAACCAA GTTTGAAGATGCAGACGAGTCTTTGCCGGTAGTAGCATATTCATCAAAAAAGCTTGTTGACATGGGCTTCAAGTTCAAGCACACCATAGATGACATGTTTGATGGGGCCATTCAATGTTGTGTGGAGAAAGGATTTTTGCCAAAAATAGGAATTGGGGCAGCAACAGGCGTTCTCAATAATAATAATTAG
- the LOC131079273 gene encoding bifunctional dihydroflavonol 4-reductase/flavanone 4-reductase-like, with product MMTEETYNEVKGTVCVTGAAGFIGSWLTMRLLELGYVVRATVRDPGNPVKTSHLLKLPGANERLTLWVAELDDEGSFDNVIDGCEGVFHVATAMDFESQDPENEVIQPTVNGVLNVMRSCGKAKSVKRVVFTTSAGAVNFTDDFGTPGKIYDETCWTNVELCRSIKMTGWMYFVSKTLAERAAFDFAEKNNVDLISVIPTLVVGPFIMQTMPPSLVTALALLTKIPSDMRDS from the exons ATGATGACAGAAGAGACATACAATGAAGTAAAGGGCACAGTTTGTGTCACAGGAGCTGCTGGATTCATTGGGTCATGGCTTACAATGCGATTACTTGAGCTGGGATATGTTGTAAGAGCAACTGTCAGAGACCCAG GAAACCCAGTGAAAACCAGTCATTTGTTGAAACTACCTGGGGCCAATGAGAGACTGACTCTTTGGGTAGCAGAGTTGGATGATGAAGGAAGCTTTGACAATGTCATTGATGGTTGTGAAGGTGTTTTCCATGTTGCAACTGCAATGGATTTTGAGTCCCAGGATCCAGAG AATGAGGTGATACAGCCAACAGTGAATGGGGTATTGAATGTAATGAGATCATGTGGAAAGGCCAAGTCAGTGAAAAGAGTTGTTTTCACCACATCTGCTGGGGCAGTGAATTTTACGGATGACTTTGGAACACCAGGCAAAATATATGATGAAACATGCTGGACCAATGTGGAGCTTTGTAGGAGCATAAAAATGACTGGATGG ATGTACTTTGTGTCAAAAACACTTGCAGAAAGGGCTGCGTTTGATTTCGCAGAGAAAAATAATGTTGATCTCATTAGTGTTATACCAACATTAGTGGTTGGGCCATTTATAATGCAGACTATGCCTCCCAGCTTGGTTACAGCATTGGCGCTGTTAACAA AGATTCCTAGTGATATGAGAGATTCCTAG